The nucleotide sequence CTTAATCTTTTCATTTAAATATCCAGTTAAAATTAAGATTGATCCTATTATGGCAATTACTGTAACGATTATAGGTATCGCATGAATAAGTGGTGTATTTAACTGTTTAAGGAGCTCTTGTTGTAACTGTGATTGATTTAAACCACTAACACCATTACTCGTGTTGATATATTTTGCTACTGTGTTAAACGCTGTATATAACACTACTATTATCGAAACTATAAACAGAATCGATGATAACTCCAAAAAGAGTGATCCTATCTTGATTCTACCAAGAGCACTAGAGTTAGACTTCATCATTTACTTACTGAATTACTAGTTTTAAAAACTTTTCCTTAATCCATAAAAAAATTGAGTGAAGTACAGATTACAGTCCTATTAATATTTATCTGACATAATTTAACTTACTTATACTTAACTACATTGAATCATCTCGAGCTACAAAATTTGATTGTAATTACATCAACGAGCACTAAAATGACCTAAATTAAAGGACTTTCTAGCTTGTATTAAGATAAAATTATATGTTTGATTAACGTAAAATAGACCTGACCCTCAATATTTCCCTGAAGTCCCTGTAGCCATAGGCAATTCTACTGTTGAAACCTCTGTTGGGGATAACCATTTCAGTGATTTTCGCTATCAAGGAGTAGATTCTCCCCTTTTCTCCAATTACTGTTATATCCTTATGTTCTCTGTGAGTTATTTTTAATGGAGGTTCAAATAGTACAATCTGGGTTAGTTGGATGGGTAGTAATGAGTAACCCGCCTTATCGATACCGTTTATTTTGGAAAATTCGTTATCCCTAGTGTGAAATATGGCGAAACTCATTGGATCAGAGGTGATAAATGGGAGAATTGCTATTATTTTACCTTCCAGTAAATGGTTTAAGCCAAGAACATTTATACCTCTATCTACTTGGGGAGTTCCCTCAAAAGAAAGGTCTATCCTCTTATTTCTCATTAGGTTGTTAATGTAAATAAGTAGTGAGAAGATTAAGGCTACTGTCTCATGCACTTTTCTAGTTCTAAGCTGTTCAATATGCTCAAGTAATATATTGACATTCTCGTTATAAGAGGTAGAAATAAAATTGACAAGAGAATTTAGGGGAATAAACTTCGATATCTCCTCTATTCCTTCTTTGCCTGTCTCAAATGTATTTTCAATACTCTTATCTATACCACTTGTGCCATAGTATGACTTCAATAACTCTTTTTCATAAAACCAAAATATTGATCTGTACATTCTAGAAAACAACTTTACATCTAAATTTGAAAGGAGGAAGTGTAGTTCATCAAAGGTATTTTGTATTATCTCCTCAGGATTTATTTTAGTGAAGATTACATCCCCTTGCCTAAATGTCAAGTTACTAGATTCTAAATTAACGTAGTCAGACTCATAATTGTTGGGATTCATTAACAACCTTAATGATTCTCTCAAACGTAATTTTGGCTTCTTAGTCTCAGCCTCAGAAAGTAATGAATCTACATAAAGTTTAACTATACTGTTAGGCAAATTATCTAAAAATTCTTTATTAACATAATAATCATGACGAATATATCCCTTGAGGTTTTCCCCAGGTAACAGATGTACATTGGCGAAGTAGCTAGTCTCGTTGTTTTTTGAACTATCATTCACTCCGATCCTTAATATCTCCACATCGGTAAGCATAGTGGGAATAGGCAAAAAACCAAAATCAGGGTTATATCCGTAAATTAATTTATAGTCGTCAACCTCTGGAACTACAAAGAGATACTTATCAACTTGCTCTTGTAAAATTTCCTTTATTCCCCTTTGAAGATCCAAGTTAAAGCGAGGAAGTTCATAATCATTAAGATAGTATTTTTTGCTTTCCTCCATTGGATGGCGTGTCAAAAAGATTGAAAGTAAACACTCACTGTTTGAATTGAAGAGGGGTGAAGTCATAAGTGTTGTGTTAGGAATTATGTCTATGCGGAACTTGAGAGAGAATACTCTGTTGTCCTTAACCCTACGACATTTCACACTGATTATATGTGTTTTAATGTTGGGGTTAAGAGGTGCTCCTAACACTTCTGCAAATCTATTGTCCCCTACCTGAGCCTCTACTTTCTTTTTTCCCTCAGTAATGTCAAATATTTGCACACTGTTTACTGTAAAAGGTAGAATCAGTTTATAGTATTGCATACGTGTAAGTGAAGGGCAGAATTCAAGTTTTGAGGTGTAATTAAAAACTGTGTAATATCCCCTTTCACATATATTCATCTCAGTCCTCTCGAGATGATACAAACTGCTTTAACGACCTTATCTCAGACCTCTTATAGCTGTTTAAGTCTAACATCCTCTTTTTCACTCTTATAGTTTCAGTTTTTAACTCCATATGTTACATAATAGTTCACTTTTAAAAAAAGATTTCGACAAGAAATTTTGTAATAAAAACTTCATTAAAACTTACGTTAGATTTAAAAACTTCATAAAGTTTAAATACCTATCACTAGTAGATTTTTCTACATCTATTACGGTGCCAGATAGTACAGAAACCTTACCTGGTAAGTTATCTCTCGCTAGGTTAAGAAATATTATCGCATCATTCTCGCTGTTAATATGAACAGTATTAAATTTATCGGCGTAATCTATGAAAACTTTTACATAAAATAAACTATCACCTATATCGTGAGGATATGAAATTTTTAGTATCTTCATGTTCCTCAAAACTAATGTCAGACTATTCACTTTTGACTTCCTAAAGAGCAAGTTTGCGTAGACGGGCTCTGTATTCAATAAGGTTATCAGGTTTCTAAAGTTGGAATTTTCAAGAAAAGATATATCTTCTATTAGCTCTAAACTGGCTTCCAAGTGGTCTGTTTTTATCGAAATTTCATTCACCTTATTCAGAGTTCTATCTACGTGAAATTTCAGTATCTTTACAGGTAGAAATGGTTCTAAAATCTCACACTCTGTTAAGTCATATATAGTGTCGTCATCAAAAGCGTAATACTTACAATCTTTAATAATATCATGAAATTTCCTCATTACTTTACTAATTACGCGATTTACATATAAAATTCTAATTTATGATTAAGTTTCGAGCAGAGAATATATTTGACAGGACAGGCTCATATAACAAGGAGAGCCTCGCCATTCATTGCCTAGAGGAAGTCAGATTAAATGTTATATACTCCTTAAATTCCATTTATGACGTTTATATCGTATTTTAGATTCGTAAGACGTGGTATCCAGAAATCTTAATAAATGTATTTAACTTAAAACTCTACCATGACAAAACTCGTGGCTACTTTAGGAACTTCACCAGGAGGAATATTAGAGACTTTTCTGTATCTAGCGAAAAATGGAGTTGATATTAATGAGATAAGAGTTATAACAACAAGAGATCCTGAGGTTGAAAAAGCATGGAAAATCGTTAAATTAATGTTTGTGTGCTGTTTGAAAGAGAGGTTCTCTAAGGTCGAGATAATCCAGTTTCCAGTATCAATAAACGATATAAATACAGAGCAGGATCTTAAGGATTTCAAAGCCTTTGTGAACAACCATATCAGCTCTGAGGACTATGTCGATATAACAGGGGGTAGGAAAGGCATGTCTGTAGCTGCTGCATTAGCTGCTAAGTCAAAGGGAGCTAAGATAGTTACGTCCATAATTCCTCAGGATGAATATAGGAGGATAAATGATCTGATAAAACAACTAAAGGACATTCCAGAGATTAAGGATACAAGGGATTGTAGGCAAGATTTGAAGAACACTTACTGTAGCTTAATTTCTAGCAATGCGAGGACCATAATTTTTGAGATTTAATATAAAGTAACTTTCAACGTTTTTATATTCATTTCAACTCATTTAACTATTAATTAAAGAAGGCACAACGTACTAGAAAAAGTCTCGTATGTGAAATACAATCGTATTTCCCACTTAGACTAATGAATTAAGAGGATTATAATACATTATACTTTAGTTTTTAAAAGAGTTTTATTAATATTTTAATGAAATGGATTTTGTTTCTGTTGGAGGAAGGAAATTACATTTTACTCAAAGCGGAAAAGGAAAGAGGAATCTGGTACTACTCCACGGAATACCAGGTTTCTGCTATGACTTTAGACATAATGTAGATGTCTTATCAAAAAAGTTTAAGGTCACTAGGTTAGATTTTAAGGGATTTGGACACTCTGAAAAGGGGGATTACGATGTGGACGACTTTCGTGTTGAAGTTCAGGCGAAGGAGATAATGGAGGCTCTTAATAAATTAGATATTCATGACTTTGTCCTTTTAGGTCATGATATTGGCTCAATAGTCTCACAACTCATAGCCCAGGAAACTAATTGTGACCTAGTTTTAATTAATCCAGCATACAAGGGCATGAGAGGAAGATGGAGAGACATAGCTAATGAGTACTGGTATATCTTCTTCCATCAAATTCCTATTGCTGAAAAAATGATTACTAGCAACTTGCGAGATTACATTAACTATTTCCTAGACCATCTGACTGTCAGGAAATTTAAAGAAGAGGAAAAGGAGGAGTATTTCAAAGTATATGAAGAGCCTTACTCTGTAAAAGCCCTTGTGAATTGGTATAGGGCATATGTCTCTCATTTTAGGTGGAACAACATAAGGAAAATAAAGAGTAAAACGCTAGTATTATGGGCTGAAAACGATCCTCTTTTCCCTACTTCATGGGTTGATAGGCTATGGGAGGAATTTGAAGACTACAAGTTGGTGAAAATCCACGACGCAGGACATTGGCCACATGCTGAAAACCCTGAGGAAGTTAATAATGCTATACTTACGTTTTTTGATTAGGCGAATGGACTATCGACTTTAATAGACCTTTAAAGTTGAGAGAACAGATGCAAATGCCTAGAACGGTCTTGGTCTAGCGTTATCCTAGGTCTCTCTAAGTGATCAAATTGGACGTAATCATCTCTGTCTCGAAGGTTGGTTCAATTTCTGAACTTTTTTGATAGCTAATAAATCTAAAATACGCATACAGTATCATGGAACTGTTGAAATACACCGTAAAAAGATTGTTAAGGAATCCATATGTCCTTTTCTGGGCTATAGGGTTCATGATATTCTGGGAGGTCATAGGGGCTTACATACAGTCCAAGGGTGTACCAGCACAGTACAGTCAATATTATATAGCAAGTTGGTATGCTATAATTGCTCTATTAGCCTCTAGTGCAGTTGCAGTGAGCTCAACTTTCATGCTTAACTATCAAACAGGTGGTCTTTCCCATCTATTTAGGTTTTCCAGACTATCACCGTTATACTATTTGCTCTCAATATACTCGGGAATTACAATAGTTATCATGATAGTCTCAGGAATTATGTTGGCGACAACATATCTGTTGTTTGGAAGTAAGTTTGGTTACGATATTGCACTTCCAAGAAATATAATAGCTTTCGCTCCCGTATTTATACTTACTGGGCTTTTCTACACTGCACTTTCAATAGATTTGAACATTTTAAGCCTGAAAACCACTAGAAAAATAGGTAATGTCATTAGTTTCTTGCCATTAATCATTAGTTATCTTTTTGGCTTTTCTTATCTATACACTAACTTAGGAAATATAGGCTTAGGAAGTCCCTTCGTGAATATAGCTATGTTATCTTATTATGCTTATATGAATCAAGACCCACCACTTTACCTTATTGGAAATGTTAATTCCTCCATATCCCCTGTGTTACCCCTTATAGTTCTAATATCGTGGATAGGTCTCTTGTCAGTATTAGCACTGATGTTCATAAGAAACCTGTATCTCAAGCCTTTAGAAGAAGGGAGGTCAATTTAACATGATAGAGCTCAAGAACGTGAAGGTTTATGGCGAAAAAAACAAAGAGATTATAAGGGGAGTGACCTTAAGTTTATCGAACAAAACTCTATTGTTAGGTCCAAACGGCTCAGGTAAAACCACTATATTGAGGGCTATCTGTGGCATAAGAGATTATGACGGTTCAATTAAAGTTGATGGAATGGAGGTAAAGAGAATCAGTAGGTTCACTAAATTATCATGTAATTTGTCAGAGGCTTATTCGCTGGGGCTAAAATTAATAGATAAACTGGAATTACTCAAGGAAATAAAGGACTTAGACATTAGTTTAGCTAAAAACATGCTTAAAGAAGTAGGAATAAGCAATCTTAACCAAAATTATTACGATTTATCCTCTGGTCAAGTTGTGCTATTTAACACGGTCTTGGCGTTAGCCTCATATCCCAAACAGATAATAATTGATGAGCCATTCGAAAACGTTGATTATGCTAAGAGGAAAGTGATAATCAATTGGTTAAAAGAATATGGAGAGGAGGGATTAATAGTTACACATGAGCTTGACATGTTGAGTTCATTCGAAGGATACAATCTTTATCTTATATTTGAGGGAAAAACGTTTGGTCCCATAAAAGTCAACGAGTTCTTAGAGTCTTCAATAGTAGAGGGAGAAGACCCCTCAGCTTTAACTGTTGTAGAGATAAAAGGTAAGAAGTTTTCGATAACTATAGGTAAAGATCGCGGAGATAAAATTAAAAACTTAAATAATATAGATAAATTGTACTTAGGCGTCTAAAGTGACACAAGAGGATGTGATTAAAGAAGCTAAGAGGCTAGCCTACTACACTTTGAAAAGCGAGATGAGAAAAGCTTTAGCAAAATACTATCTATTGTGGTCGACTTTTCCAGTACTATATTCACCTATTTATTACATCACTGATAGTCTAAGCCTGAAAAGTTTTCTAGTATATACTCTCGCATTTTTCATACCTATTCTTGTTTACATGTCTCTTACCTTTGTCTTCTACCATAGAGTAGCAAAAATACGGAGAAAATTCTACAAAATTTATCCGGAGATAAACTACATGTTAAGGGGAAAATTTTTCATCTTATACTTCATGATCGGTATACTGTTGACCATTTTAATTATTTACTCCTATTATGTTTCAAATTCAATTTTCACTGAAATTTTAGGAGTATTTTACGTTGGTCTTGTATTCGTTGGACTATATTTTAGTTACAGCATAGTAGGTATAAGATTCTATGATATTATCGCTATGGTTAGCTTTACAGCATTCATGTCTCTTTCAAATCTAAATAACACTGTTTCAGTTATTGTCTATTCATTTTTCACAATATCGTGGATTTTCGCTGGTTACAAATCAATTAATGAGGTTATAGAGAATGAGCGATGATCTAAAGAAGATTATCGAATTACTGAATAACCCTGTGCTCTCAAATTCGTCAAGACTAGGAATTCTCATATCATTATATATTCTAGGTAAAACCACATTCGCTGAGCTTCAAAAGTCTACTGAAATACCTAAGAGTTCCCTCCACATGCATTTGCAGATTTTAGAGGAAAATGGACTGGTTACTGTAAAGAAGATACCTACTTTGTCAGGTCCTAGGACGATAGTGCAAATAACTGAAAAAGGTGTAGAGGAGATTAAAAAATACATAAACGTGATCAGGGACATAAAGATATGAGGTCGTTTAATATAACAAATTTCTCCCACATGCTGAACGTGATTTAGTTTATGGTTCTCAGTTACGGAACGCCCAGAGAAAAAGATACCTAACTGTTACCACTTCTACAAATATTCAGTTAATAGTTGCCTTAAAATTCCTGGGCTTTAAGGGAAGCCATTGCTTAAAATATTATAAGTTCTGGTACTAAATTTATATTGAGTAGTTTTGGACGAGGAAGAGTTTAGGTCAGCGCTTAAAAAATGGATTGAATCTAATTCTCCTGCTGATTTAAAAGGTAGAAGGATTCTCTTCGATACAGTTGAATTCGATGATTATCAGAAGATTAGAGAATGGCAAAGGAAACTGTATAGTGCAGGATATCTGGGCATAACATGGCCTAAGCAGTATGGTGGGCAAGATCTACCTCCTATCTATGAGGCGATAGCGTATGAGGAGTTTATAAAAGCTGGTTTACCGTATGGAAGAAGTTTAGGCTCAATAGGATTAATGGTAGCGGCACCTGCAATCCTGAAGCATGGAAATGAAGAACAGAAAAAGAGGTACTTACCAAGAATACTCAGCGCTGAGGATATATGGTGCCAAGGATTCTCTGAACCTTCCGCAGGATCAGACCTGGCATCAGTCAAGACCAGAGCAGAGGACAAAGGTGATTATTTTCTAGTCAATGGACAAAAGATATGGAGTAGTTATGCCCATCTAGCCAATTACATGATACTCTTGGCAAGGACTGGTGAAGATAGGTATGGTGGACTTACCATGTTTGTCGTAGATATGAAACAGCCCGGAATAAAAGTCTCTCCCATTTATCAAATCACAGGTAAGAGTGACTTCAATATAGTGTATTTAAGCGATGTAAAGGTTCCTAAGGAGAATGTAGTTGGTAAGGTTGGAGAGGGATGGAAGGTTGCAATGACTGTGTTGAACCATGAGAGATTTACCTTGGGGATTACGATGCTCTTCACTTCTAAAAGTGCTATAGACACTCTAAAGGATCCAAAGCTGGAGGAGTTAAGGGATGATATAGAGGGGTTAGAGGCGTTTTATCGTCGACTCCTGATTAAGCTTAGAAGGGGAGAGGACGTTGATACTGAGGGGGCTATATTGAAACTAGTTGCATCTGAAATACTTCAAAAAGTCTACGAACATGCAGTCTCCAATTATGATCTAGAGTTCATCATGAGCCAGAAGTGGTATCTAGGAATGTTAAGCTCTAGAGGTAGAACTATCGCCGGTGGCACTTCAGAGATCTTAAGGAACCTAATTGGAGAGAGAGTATTGAAATTACCGAAATAATTTTTTATGATGAAATCTCTTTTTCTAAAATATGTATTTTGAAGACTTTAAAGTAGGACAAAAGTGGGAGACAAAAGGTAGAACAGTTGGAGAAGCAGATGTAATAGTTTTTTCCACCATGACAGGAGCATATAATCCCTTATTTCTAGATGAGGAATACGGCAAGAAGACCAGGTTCAAAGGTAGAATTGCCCCAGGACTGTTGACGGCTTCGTTAGCAGTAGGTCTAACTTATCAATTACCGGTAGATCCTTTTGGTGAGGGGTTCGTTGCGTTATCTAGACTTGAATTGGAGGCTAAGAAGGCTGTTAAGATAGGCGATACATTAAAGTGTGTGGTAGAGGTCATTGATAAAAAGGAGAGAGAGAAGAACGGTAGAGTCTTCTTAAACGTGAAAACCATTAACCAGCTTGGAGAAGAAGTAATGAATTTAAAACTAGAGATAGTCTGTGATAAAAAACTTAGCTGATCTTAAATATCTTCTGAAGTGCTATAATCCTCTTGAGGTGTAAATGCAGATCCAAATCTGACGTGAATCCTATTCCCCCATGAAATTGAATGGAGTCTAGTGCAGCTCTGAAGGCTTTTCTATAAGCATGGTTCAAAAGATTGTAGGGGTTTTCTATATTACCTAGTATGTATCTCGATCTAACAAGTTCTAATCCAATTACGTCATCTACAACTCTGTGTTTTATTGCCTGGTAGGAACCTATAGGCTTCCCAAATGCTACTCTATTTTTTGCATATTCCACTATCTGCTTCATGGTAGCTAAACCATGCCCAATAATCTGAGCTGAAGCCATAATAACTGCTCTATTGAAGTCCAACTCCAACTTTTTCCAATTCCCTCCATTTACTTTATATATTCTTAAGGTGGGATCGGGTGATTCCACCTCCTTCAATTCTACTTCATCTCTTTTTGCAATTCCTCTAGGAGTGATTATCATTTCCGCTTTATCTGCTTCAGGAACATAATTTACCCCTATTGTAACCGGGTAGTCTAATCCTAGCATTGCTGTGGTGGATACTATTCCAGGTAACAGGTTTTCGCCAAGGATTTCATTTATCAAAAGTCCATATACCCTATTCTCCTTGATAAGCTGAAATATCCCCAAATCTTTTATTTTCTCAAATATTTCCTTGACCTTGTTGTCGGAGACTTTATCTTTCTTCGCTCCTAAAGTTTTCCATTCTCTATCTAAGAATTCGCCTAAAGAATTCCTAATGAGTGAGAACTCCTCATTGCTCTCTACGTCTAGTAACATTGATTAATATATCTTGGAGAGACATAATATTTTTTACCATAAAGAATAATGAGCGTCAATTCGTACTCCATGGTACGAGGGACTGTTTTAATCAATGGAGAGGTTGTTTCAGATTCTCTAGGTCGAAATCATGCACAAGAAATATACTTATGATTTATGTTAAGGCTCCCTTTTTACCTCCTCCCATTTACCATCAAACAAGATACGATTGCCCTTTTCTGCTACGATCTTTCCTTTCCTTATGACGTACGAGGGCGGATCAATAAACCTTATCAAGTCTACCACATTATTAGAAGCTGTCACTATCAAATTAGCTTCACACCCTACACAAATACCGTAGTTTTTAATTCTCAAGGCTTTCGCCCCATTATATGTTATTAAGTATATTGATCTCCTTAACTCTTCATATCCTGTAAGTTGATCAAGATGAATTGCCATAAACAACGCTTGTAACATATTACCGCTTCCAAGAGGATACCAAGGGTCCATCATACAGTCATAACCTAACGCGACATTCACTCCAAAGTTCAACATTTCCTTTATGGGTGCCATACCTCTTCTTTTTGGATAAGTATCTAACCTACCTTGGAGGACTGCATTAATTAAGGGGTTAGGTATCACACTTATTCCTGCATTTGCGACATGTGGTAAAATTCTGTATCTGTAAGCATTATCCCAGCTATGCATTGCAGTGACATGTCCTGCTGCAACTCTACCTACCCACCCATTTTCCAGTGTCTCTTTAGCTAAGACCTCTAAGAATCTAGAGTTAGGGTCATCAGTCTCATCTATATGTCCATCAATATCTCGATTATACCTTTTCCCCAATTCAAGTGCAAATTTAATTGACCTGACTCCGTCCTCCCTGGTTAATTCATTATGAGGAATAAGTCCAACATTATCTGCACCTTCACTCAATGCTTTATACATTAACTCCTCATTGCCCTTATCTGTAAATATCCCATCCTGTGGAAAAGCAGTTATTTGAATATCCATAAGTTCTTTTACGTCTTCCTTGACCTTGAGGAGAGCCCTCAATAGTCTAAAACTTTTTTCCGTTATGTCCACGTGGGTCCTTAACCAGAGAGTTCCGAAGGCTACCATTAATTTAACTGCTGTTACTGCATTTTTGTAAACTTGTTCCTCAGTGAGTTCTTGCTTTAACTTTTTCCATATTTTTATCCCCTCCCATAAAGTGCCACTTTGATTTTCTGCTTTGGTGAAGACACTGTCTAGATGAAAATGCATATTAAGGTATGGTGGTAGAACTAGTTTTCCATTTGCTTCCAATACATCCTCTTCCCTCTCACAATTCCCTATACAAGTTATCTTGTCCCCATCTATCTTAATATCGACTATCCTCCCATCTTCCAGTCTAGCATTTTTAATTAACATATTTTCTTGATATTATTAGTTTTTAAATTATTAACTATTGTCAAAATAACTTAGCTGAATTAGAGGAAAGATTTAGACAGATTGTGGACTTCCCATATCGAGATAAAGATACACGTTAGGCTCTTTGTTTCTGTCTTTGCTTACTAAACCTTTAAGAGTTGTTTCTGATTTGTATAATTAAAAAGAATACACTATTTTTAGACTCATTTTTCTCGATATGGATAAAAATTTTTAAACATAAATTTATCTCTCACCTGATTGACTTTGCCTTATGGCTAAGAACTGCCCTAGATGTGGCAAGTCTGTCCCAGATGATGCTAGATATTGTTACAGTTGTGGTTATTACTTTGGTTCAGTTCAGGTACCTAAACAGGATACACCAGTTACAATTAGTGCAATTGCTAACTATATACCTAGACTCCTGAGGATTGGTAAGCTAATACTAGGGATTTCAATAATTTTCGCTGCAATCGCGGGTATAGTCTTTCTCTCCCATTTAATCCAGTTGAATCCCAGTGGTGGAATAATAGCAGGTTCGATAATAGGAATTCTGGGACTAATAGCGTATTTAGTTTCCCCTATTTTTTCCATGTTTAGGGCTGATTTGTCTGTGAATAAGATTACCATACTTACAGGGTTAGGTTTTTACTTTTTAATAGGACTTTCTTCAATAATCATATCCATATCAACTCCGATTTCATTCCCCTTTGGAATGGCAGGGGGCATCGTGGTAATAGTTGGTGTCATATTAACTTTAATCTCCAACTATGTAGTAGAGGGTAACAAATTAATTAAAGTAATTTTCCAAATGATAGGAGTTATTCTGATTTACGTTTATACGTATAATGCAGGAAGGTTTTTAGTTGTGAATTACGAGTCGACCTTATGGGGTGTGGCTGTTATATTAGCACTCATACCATCTTTAATATCCACCGTATCAGAAGGGGAGTTGATAAGTGTGGACAATCCCATGGCTAAAGGTGAGGTTGGGGAGTTGATTAATAATAGCATGTTAGGTTTAGGTTTGTTAATTTTCTCTATTGGAATGATACTAACTGGCTCAGTTCAAGTTTCATTCCCACCATCCCCCGGTTTATTGGACGCTGTTTATGCTCTAAGTATAACTTCCGGAGTATTAGCCATAGTCGGAGGGATAATAGGACTTATCTTGTCGATATTTATAATAATTTATATAATGACAAACAGAAAAATGCCAAAAATGTAAAAAATTTTTGTCTTGTAAATATGAGGAGAGTACTCTTTACTTAGTTACTTTAGTAGCGTTAGCACCGCGAAGTCCTTTAATTAGTCCGCCGATGAAACCTAGTAAGGATAGAAGTGATAGTACAGATGGTCCCAATGCACCAAGTATTCCGCCAGTTATCATTAAGCCTGTATTGTCTCTTATTCCGCCATAGATGTCAGCTAGCCCACCTATTATACTGATTATGCCTAGAGCAGTCAATACACCTGAGTCAATTGAAACGTAATATGTTGCTAGAGGCTTATTGATTACTAAACTAGTTATAGCTATTATGAGTGCTAAAACACCACCAATTATTGATAATATCCTTGAGGGAGTCATACTCCATCACTAATGATGTCCTCAACCGGTGAACTAAAAAGATTACCTTTCAAATAAGAAAAAGGTTTATTATAATGATAACTTTTTATTCATAGAACTTAATATATTTAGTATTTAGCCTTTCTAAGTGGAAAGAAATAAAGTGTACATA is from Sulfolobus acidocaldarius DSM 639 and encodes:
- a CDS encoding zinc ribbon domain-containing protein produces the protein MAKNCPRCGKSVPDDARYCYSCGYYFGSVQVPKQDTPVTISAIANYIPRLLRIGKLILGISIIFAAIAGIVFLSHLIQLNPSGGIIAGSIIGILGLIAYLVSPIFSMFRADLSVNKITILTGLGFYFLIGLSSIIISISTPISFPFGMAGGIVVIVGVILTLISNYVVEGNKLIKVIFQMIGVILIYVYTYNAGRFLVVNYESTLWGVAVILALIPSLISTVSEGELISVDNPMAKGEVGELINNSMLGLGLLIFSIGMILTGSVQVSFPPSPGLLDAVYALSITSGVLAIVGGIIGLILSIFIIIYIMTNRKMPKM